One window of Akkermansia biwaensis genomic DNA carries:
- the pth gene encoding aminoacyl-tRNA hydrolase: MDVTPKIIVGLGNPGKTYEDTRHNAGFMVADRLAAHWGCVFKTDKQRKCELAAGPGVLLVKPTTFMNESGLCVGPMMRFFKLDPRSVFVIHDEVDFPLGVIKLREKGSAGGHNGLKSLIAHMGTQEFPRLRFGIGLPRGKGEMTGHVLGKFRPEERELLDVMVAKAADAVLYTMQHGLTKAGNIFNTVQDA; this comes from the coding sequence GTGGACGTTACTCCCAAAATCATCGTGGGCCTGGGCAATCCGGGCAAGACTTATGAAGATACCCGGCACAACGCCGGATTCATGGTGGCGGACCGCCTGGCGGCCCACTGGGGATGCGTGTTCAAGACGGACAAACAGCGCAAGTGCGAACTGGCGGCAGGCCCCGGCGTACTGCTGGTGAAGCCGACCACGTTCATGAACGAATCCGGCCTTTGCGTAGGGCCCATGATGCGCTTCTTCAAGCTGGACCCGCGCAGCGTATTCGTCATTCATGACGAGGTGGATTTTCCGCTGGGCGTCATCAAGCTCCGGGAGAAGGGCTCCGCGGGAGGCCACAACGGCCTCAAGTCCCTGATCGCCCACATGGGCACGCAGGAATTCCCGCGGCTGCGCTTCGGCATCGGGCTGCCCCGCGGCAAGGGGGAAATGACGGGGCATGTCCTGGGAAAATTCCGCCCGGAGGAGCGGGAGCTTCTGGACGTCATGGTGGCAAAAGCCGCGGACGCCGTCCTGTACACCATGCAGCACGGGCTGACCAAGGCGGGCAATATCTTCAATACCGTGCAGGATGCGTAG
- a CDS encoding PEP-CTERM sorting domain-containing protein (PEP-CTERM proteins occur, often in large numbers, in the proteomes of bacteria that also encode an exosortase, a predicted intramembrane cysteine proteinase. The presence of a PEP-CTERM domain at a protein's C-terminus predicts cleavage within the sorting domain, followed by covalent anchoring to some some component of the (usually Gram-negative) cell surface. Many PEP-CTERM proteins exhibit an unusual sequence composition that includes large numbers of potential glycosylation sites. Expression of one such protein has been shown restore the ability of a bacterium to form floc, a type of biofilm.) — protein sequence MKITSLLYLTSVGIFAGSLQLPLARAADLTWNGGNSSWTDSGAWLLDGSSADWINGSSALFQTGSTLIVGSGISAAGLLYEGAAVTLNGGSLTLAGNASGSNGGSATLSGTALTLNSANQEDRWTVRDTSLSGSSTLTKTGNGTVTLSGTHTANGTWNINAGTLVFTGTRDITGGGQINIASGAVLDASGGRLFHAANYASNWEQPTITLNGGTLKLNQFGYNSASLGCLQNNFYALKFSSGTTSRVIISQGYESGGTGSRGIYIAGWGTTAVIELGANQTFTWSSSNGQNFDSIVCESGAGSALQLDVGENSVFNFDQKFANKNTANEYGAPTTSNFSGLSLIKSGSGELVIKRANTISSGRVVRVDAGKLTLDVDNAFGTGSGLGGVNIASGALLSMNGHTLNNTIEVVSGATLDMGGSSYASLVNWHEGGILLNTENNKGTLNIMTRTELELGAKSWAGSVVTDTDTVFTLTTNQNLGALGAAVNCWIGGRGNNNTLQSISFTGGHDINIDNYGAKWAVILSENVTFQDTGDLTFSNNAADMTDTDALYGAGAIAANDTVTFSGTGALTFSGNSVRGDSAASGGAIYASGGALFTNTGAISFAGNTAMAHGGAIHAGGTTGSLAFSNIAEDISFSGNTAGENGGAINNDFETVEWSGVGNVSFTSNNAETGAGGAIWTGMDMTVDTAASFTVTDNRAGDGGGGIYAAGSISFSGVDNIIFSGNHASTYGGAISAYNDITVSDSGKVTFSGNTAGYDGGALDAYNVTIAGNTDTVLFENNSADGDGGAVNLQNGGALTLVADHADIIFRGNTAQGGSVRNAIHFNDGATASLNAGAGHRILFEDGLSSLEDAVVEVHVNEEAGAEGDVSMSGAESQSAIKANTTVYGGTFSVSNGASYGYRSSDWSAEDTRTSFTVSGGTLHIGEQSALNAADVSFADGTRFSVTGTGSLNADTLTLGNDVSIIGTGTGSFSITAAAIDMSSGITIDLSQGVQVGLVLHADTLTLGGSLALDDSAVDYTSSPWQADRSWLVMDADGVTRTDGEFSGALSGLSSSSTVTTGDLGLEGYDPSLELGRWELRWDENHALHLDWISSGLSVPEPSTSVLLLVAAGGMLARRRRFH from the coding sequence ATGAAAATTACCTCCCTTCTTTATCTCACTTCTGTCGGAATCTTTGCCGGCAGCCTTCAGCTTCCCCTTGCCCGTGCCGCCGACTTAACATGGAACGGCGGCAACTCCTCCTGGACGGACTCCGGGGCATGGCTACTGGACGGTAGCTCCGCAGACTGGATCAACGGCAGCTCCGCCCTGTTCCAGACCGGCTCCACACTTATCGTAGGCAGCGGCATCAGTGCCGCCGGACTTCTTTACGAGGGAGCAGCCGTCACGCTGAACGGAGGTTCCCTGACTCTGGCTGGAAACGCTTCCGGCAGCAACGGAGGTTCCGCCACCCTCTCCGGAACGGCGCTGACCCTGAATTCCGCCAATCAGGAAGACAGGTGGACTGTCCGGGATACCAGCCTGAGCGGTTCCTCCACGCTCACCAAAACGGGAAACGGAACGGTTACCTTATCCGGAACGCATACGGCGAACGGAACCTGGAACATCAATGCAGGAACCCTTGTATTTACAGGTACACGGGATATTACGGGGGGGGGCCAGATCAACATTGCCTCCGGCGCGGTGCTGGATGCCAGCGGAGGACGCCTGTTCCATGCCGCCAACTACGCCTCCAACTGGGAGCAGCCAACCATTACCTTGAACGGCGGCACGCTCAAACTGAACCAGTTCGGGTACAATTCCGCTTCACTGGGATGTTTGCAGAATAATTTTTACGCTCTTAAATTCTCCTCCGGCACCACCAGCCGCGTCATTATTTCCCAGGGGTATGAGTCCGGAGGCACGGGCAGCCGGGGCATTTATATTGCCGGCTGGGGCACCACCGCCGTAATTGAACTGGGAGCCAACCAGACATTTACCTGGAGTTCCTCCAACGGGCAGAATTTTGATTCCATCGTCTGCGAATCCGGCGCGGGAAGCGCCCTGCAATTGGACGTCGGGGAAAATTCCGTGTTCAATTTCGACCAGAAGTTCGCCAACAAGAACACGGCCAACGAATACGGGGCCCCGACCACCTCCAATTTTTCCGGGTTGAGCCTGATTAAATCCGGCAGCGGGGAACTGGTTATCAAACGGGCCAATACGATTTCCTCCGGCCGCGTGGTACGGGTGGATGCAGGCAAACTGACGCTTGACGTGGACAACGCCTTCGGCACGGGCTCCGGCCTGGGCGGCGTGAACATCGCCTCCGGAGCCCTGCTTTCCATGAACGGGCACACGCTGAACAATACCATTGAGGTAGTTTCCGGAGCCACGCTGGACATGGGGGGCAGTTCCTACGCCAGCCTGGTCAACTGGCATGAAGGGGGCATTCTCCTGAATACGGAGAACAACAAGGGCACGCTCAACATCATGACCCGCACGGAGCTGGAATTGGGAGCCAAGTCCTGGGCCGGGAGCGTGGTCACGGACACGGATACCGTCTTTACGCTGACCACGAACCAGAATCTGGGCGCACTGGGAGCCGCCGTCAACTGCTGGATAGGAGGCAGGGGAAACAACAACACCCTTCAAAGCATTTCCTTCACGGGAGGCCATGACATCAACATTGACAACTACGGAGCCAAATGGGCCGTCATCCTTTCGGAAAACGTCACCTTCCAGGACACAGGAGACCTGACTTTTTCCAACAATGCGGCGGACATGACCGATACGGACGCCCTTTACGGAGCCGGCGCCATTGCGGCCAATGACACGGTTACGTTCAGCGGTACGGGAGCCCTCACGTTCAGCGGCAACAGCGTCCGGGGAGATTCCGCCGCATCCGGAGGGGCCATTTACGCTTCCGGAGGAGCTCTGTTCACCAATACGGGCGCCATCAGCTTTGCGGGCAATACCGCCATGGCGCACGGAGGCGCCATCCATGCGGGAGGCACCACGGGCAGCCTGGCATTTTCCAACATTGCGGAAGACATTTCCTTCTCCGGCAATACGGCGGGAGAAAACGGAGGCGCCATCAACAACGATTTTGAGACCGTGGAATGGTCCGGCGTCGGCAACGTTTCCTTCACTTCCAACAACGCGGAGACGGGCGCCGGAGGCGCGATCTGGACCGGCATGGACATGACGGTGGACACGGCCGCCTCCTTCACCGTGACGGACAACCGGGCCGGGGACGGAGGCGGCGGCATCTACGCGGCCGGCAGCATTTCCTTCTCCGGCGTGGACAATATTATCTTCTCCGGTAACCATGCCTCCACTTACGGAGGGGCCATTTCCGCCTATAACGACATCACCGTTTCCGATTCCGGAAAGGTCACCTTTTCCGGCAATACCGCCGGCTATGACGGGGGAGCCCTGGATGCCTACAACGTCACCATTGCCGGAAACACGGATACGGTCCTGTTTGAGAACAACAGCGCGGACGGCGACGGCGGAGCCGTCAACCTGCAAAACGGCGGCGCCCTCACCCTGGTGGCTGACCATGCGGACATTATTTTCCGCGGCAATACCGCGCAGGGAGGAAGCGTGCGCAACGCCATTCATTTTAATGACGGAGCTACGGCCTCCCTCAACGCCGGGGCCGGGCACAGGATTCTTTTTGAAGACGGCCTCAGTTCCCTGGAAGATGCCGTTGTGGAAGTCCACGTCAATGAAGAGGCGGGGGCCGAAGGCGATGTTTCCATGTCCGGAGCGGAGAGCCAGTCCGCCATCAAGGCCAATACCACGGTATACGGAGGCACATTTTCCGTCAGCAACGGGGCTTCCTACGGCTACCGGTCCTCCGACTGGAGCGCGGAAGATACGCGCACTTCCTTCACGGTCAGCGGTGGAACGCTGCACATAGGCGAACAATCCGCCTTGAACGCGGCGGATGTGAGTTTTGCGGACGGCACGCGTTTTTCCGTCACGGGAACCGGCAGTCTGAACGCGGACACGCTGACCCTGGGCAACGACGTTTCCATCATCGGAACGGGGACGGGCAGCTTTTCCATCACCGCCGCCGCCATTGACATGTCCAGCGGCATCACGATCGACCTTTCACAGGGTGTCCAGGTAGGCCTGGTCCTGCATGCGGATACGCTGACGCTGGGCGGCAGCCTGGCCCTTGACGACAGTGCCGTGGATTACACCTCCAGTCCGTGGCAGGCCGACCGGTCCTGGCTGGTCATGGATGCGGACGGCGTCACGCGGACGGACGGTGAATTTTCGGGAGCTCTTTCCGGCCTTTCCAGTTCCTCCACGGTCACGACAGGCGACCTGGGGCTGGAAGGCTATGACCCCTCTCTGGAACTGGGACGCTGGGAACTGCGCTGGGATGAAAACCACGCCCTGCACCTGGACTGGATTTCCTCCGGGCTCAGCGTCCCGGAACCCTCAACTTCCGTCTTGCTTCTTGTGGCGGCCGGCGGCATGCTTGCCAGAAGAAGGCGTTTCCATTAA
- a CDS encoding DUF58 domain-containing protein — MSTKYLNHDLLSRLGNLPLEARQSMAGNVSGRHRSANRGSSVEFAEYRKYVAGDDTRRLDWKAYARSDRYYIKEFEADTNLRAYIVMDLSGSMNYHPEQVESKYMRACRLAANLAYIGIRQGDAVGLSFSQQGKDSAALHIPASRRPAHLNVLISQMDTHYPRGETVLAETLHELAERVSRRALILIFSDLFTDTAELKNAMRHLHFRKHDVAVFHLVDQLEIDFDFDRPIRFVDMEGGGSLITEPDLIADEYRTIVSNYLEETRNICTDINADYRLVRTGDSLESVLTGFLMGRQKKKAGR, encoded by the coding sequence ATGTCCACGAAGTACCTGAACCACGACCTGCTTTCCCGCCTGGGCAACCTCCCGCTGGAGGCTCGCCAGAGCATGGCGGGGAACGTGTCCGGACGCCACAGGAGCGCCAACCGCGGCTCTTCCGTGGAGTTTGCGGAATACCGCAAGTACGTGGCGGGCGACGACACCCGGCGCCTGGACTGGAAGGCCTACGCCCGCTCGGACCGGTATTACATCAAGGAGTTTGAGGCGGACACCAACCTGCGCGCCTACATCGTCATGGACCTTTCCGGCTCCATGAACTACCACCCGGAACAGGTGGAGTCCAAATACATGCGCGCATGCAGGCTGGCCGCCAACCTGGCCTACATCGGCATCCGGCAGGGGGATGCCGTGGGACTGAGCTTTTCCCAGCAGGGGAAGGACAGCGCCGCGCTGCACATTCCCGCCTCCCGCCGTCCCGCCCACCTGAACGTGCTCATCAGCCAGATGGACACGCACTATCCCCGCGGGGAGACCGTCCTGGCGGAGACGCTGCACGAACTGGCGGAGCGCGTGAGCCGCCGCGCCCTGATCCTGATTTTCTCAGACCTGTTCACGGATACGGCCGAACTTAAAAACGCCATGCGGCACCTCCACTTCCGCAAGCACGACGTGGCCGTGTTCCACCTGGTGGACCAGCTGGAAATAGACTTCGACTTCGACCGCCCCATCCGCTTCGTGGACATGGAAGGGGGCGGCTCCCTGATTACGGAACCGGACCTCATCGCGGACGAGTACCGCACCATCGTCTCCAATTATCTGGAAGAGACGAGAAACATCTGCACGGACATCAACGCGGACTACCGCCTGGTCCGCACCGGGGATTCCCTGGAATCCGTGCTGACGGGGTTCCTGATGGGCCGCCAGAAGAAGAAGGCGGGGAGGTAG
- a CDS encoding adenylosuccinate synthase produces the protein MNTIIIGSQWGDEGKGKMIDFLTESADVVARGQGGNNAGHTVIANGKKYILHLVPSGILWPGKLCVIGNGVVLDPVGLVEEINELRGQGVSITSENLLISDRAHVVLPFHKEMDAAQESALGKKAIGTTKRGIGPTYADKARRIGVRMADMRDPTIFDEVLRRRIRMANAEMERMGLPAMDEEKMVKEVSAAADVLRPHITNTIPVMNEAIAAGKSILFEGAQGAYLDVDFGTYPFVTSSNTSSAGACTGTGVPPHKIDRIIGVCKAYTTRVGAGPFVTEDEDISNHLHSMGREFGATTGRPRRCGWADGVLLHFSAMFNGFDEMAMTNLDGYDKCPEIKICTGYDLDGEILAYPPATVDEWERCKPVYETMPGWLQDISSCRSWEEIPENAKKFVKRMSELIGCPVTTVGVGPDREQTIAVK, from the coding sequence ATGAATACCATTATTATCGGCTCCCAATGGGGCGACGAAGGCAAAGGCAAAATGATTGATTTCTTAACGGAATCGGCCGACGTGGTAGCCCGCGGCCAGGGCGGCAACAACGCCGGCCATACCGTTATCGCCAACGGGAAGAAGTACATTCTGCACCTTGTCCCCTCCGGCATCCTGTGGCCGGGCAAGCTCTGCGTCATCGGTAATGGCGTCGTGCTGGACCCCGTCGGCCTGGTGGAGGAAATCAACGAACTCCGCGGCCAGGGCGTTTCCATCACCAGTGAAAATCTTCTCATCTCCGACCGCGCCCACGTGGTCCTCCCCTTCCACAAGGAAATGGATGCCGCTCAGGAATCCGCTCTCGGCAAGAAAGCTATCGGCACCACCAAGCGCGGCATCGGCCCGACGTACGCGGACAAGGCCCGCCGCATCGGCGTGCGCATGGCGGACATGCGGGACCCCACCATTTTTGACGAAGTATTGCGCCGCCGCATCAGGATGGCGAACGCGGAAATGGAACGCATGGGCCTGCCCGCCATGGACGAGGAAAAAATGGTGAAGGAAGTCAGCGCCGCCGCGGACGTGCTGCGCCCCCACATCACCAACACCATCCCGGTCATGAACGAGGCCATCGCCGCCGGAAAGAGCATCCTCTTTGAAGGCGCCCAGGGAGCTTACCTGGACGTGGACTTCGGCACCTATCCGTTCGTCACCTCCTCCAACACTTCCTCCGCCGGGGCCTGCACCGGCACCGGAGTCCCCCCCCACAAGATCGACCGCATCATCGGTGTCTGCAAGGCCTACACCACCCGCGTGGGAGCCGGCCCCTTCGTCACGGAAGATGAAGACATCTCCAACCACCTGCACAGCATGGGCCGCGAATTCGGCGCCACGACCGGACGCCCCCGCCGCTGCGGCTGGGCGGACGGCGTTCTGCTCCACTTCTCCGCCATGTTCAACGGCTTTGACGAAATGGCCATGACCAACCTGGACGGCTACGACAAGTGCCCGGAAATCAAAATCTGCACGGGCTATGACCTGGACGGGGAAATCCTGGCCTATCCGCCCGCTACGGTGGACGAATGGGAACGCTGCAAGCCCGTCTATGAAACCATGCCGGGCTGGCTTCAGGACATTTCCTCCTGCCGCTCCTGGGAAGAGATTCCGGAAAACGCCAAAAAGTTCGTCAAACGCATGAGCGAACTCATCGGCTGCCCCGTCACCACCGTAGGCGTGGGCCCCGACCGCGAGCAGACAATCGCCGTCAAATAA
- a CDS encoding TonB-dependent receptor — MSSKALAQTQDKALQLNLATSIYGTFAEIGAGQETANWFFRASGAAGTVAKTISAYDMTVSDTLYGPVKRYVSEERLKGMLDYEFSQLINRLGPKRGKDTRFFAFCNTVKVKGYRDNGPWNGWIGVRFQLKPEAEPSDLIIHVRLNDPDHDSQMKDLGILGVNILHAVFFKRDRLEEFIEALVDNLDPRLVEIDVVRFEGHGFSMVDNRLFALQLVKSGLTPATLFLASGQVAQAADVLYKRPIVLMRGSFNPVCNLHLEVMSQVKKCFLTHINETQADRCMEICEISMNNLLRGGDIDHLEFLDRADSLKALGKNVLITKMPRFDNLSELLARYTKEPIAIALSIGLLNELFKEKWTEDIPGGILESFGRTFQNKTRLYVSPWLNRKSGEFVTARTFRAPEQYVHLYQHFLANELVVDVPFFNEYLLRHTPRDIQRMIAADEDIWKTLVPAEAHRSALHFR; from the coding sequence ATGAGTTCCAAGGCATTAGCGCAGACACAGGACAAGGCCCTCCAGCTCAATCTGGCGACCTCCATTTACGGGACCTTTGCGGAAATCGGCGCCGGGCAGGAAACGGCCAACTGGTTTTTCCGCGCTTCCGGCGCCGCCGGCACCGTGGCAAAAACCATCTCCGCCTATGACATGACCGTCAGCGACACGCTGTACGGCCCCGTCAAGCGCTACGTTTCCGAGGAACGCCTGAAGGGAATGCTGGACTATGAATTCTCCCAGCTCATCAACCGCCTGGGTCCCAAGCGCGGGAAGGACACCCGTTTCTTTGCCTTCTGCAATACGGTAAAGGTGAAAGGCTACCGGGACAACGGCCCGTGGAACGGCTGGATAGGCGTACGCTTCCAGCTGAAACCGGAAGCCGAGCCCTCAGACCTGATCATCCACGTACGCCTGAATGATCCGGACCACGACAGCCAGATGAAGGACCTGGGCATTCTGGGCGTCAACATCCTGCACGCCGTCTTTTTCAAGAGGGACCGGCTGGAGGAATTCATTGAAGCTCTGGTGGACAACCTGGACCCCCGGCTGGTGGAAATAGACGTGGTCCGCTTTGAAGGCCACGGCTTCTCCATGGTGGACAACCGCCTCTTTGCCCTGCAACTGGTGAAATCCGGCCTGACTCCGGCCACCCTGTTCCTGGCCAGCGGCCAGGTGGCTCAGGCGGCGGACGTGCTGTACAAGCGCCCCATCGTACTGATGAGGGGCAGTTTCAACCCCGTCTGCAACCTGCATCTGGAAGTCATGTCCCAGGTGAAAAAATGCTTCCTCACCCACATCAATGAAACGCAGGCGGACCGGTGCATGGAAATATGCGAGATTTCCATGAACAACCTGCTGCGCGGCGGAGACATAGACCATCTGGAATTCCTGGACCGCGCGGACAGCCTGAAGGCGCTGGGCAAAAACGTTCTGATCACCAAGATGCCGCGTTTCGACAACCTTTCGGAACTGCTCGCCCGCTACACGAAGGAACCCATCGCCATCGCCCTTTCCATCGGCCTGCTCAACGAACTGTTCAAGGAAAAATGGACGGAAGACATTCCCGGCGGCATTCTGGAATCCTTCGGCCGCACCTTCCAGAACAAGACGCGCCTGTACGTCTCCCCCTGGCTCAACCGCAAATCAGGGGAATTCGTCACGGCCAGAACCTTCCGCGCCCCGGAACAGTACGTGCACCTTTACCAGCACTTCCTGGCCAACGAACTGGTGGTGGACGTCCCCTTCTTCAACGAATACCTGCTGCGCCACACGCCGCGGGACATCCAGCGCATGATCGCCGCGGACGAGGACATCTGGAAAACCCTGGTCCCGGCGGAGGCGCACCGCTCCGCCCTGCACTTCCGCTGA
- a CDS encoding transglycosylase domain-containing protein, which produces MAELNSQAPRRHAQANKRRHPKAKPRNRFRGFVKKFVAWCLVLALIGGAVGYFGFMAAWKRYDNWAAEFDLERINDVEKPSIIFDRNGEEIGRIYVENRSYVTLDKISPAMINALVAQEDSRFWEHPGYDFLGILRAAKEYASNSGEANQGASSITQQLARNAYDLKNRAKARNEGSFGRKFVEIALARRITERYSKEQVLEFYINRVYFGSGFYGIRSASLGYFGKEPADLTTREAASIAALIKNPNGLSPLNNKEGNLKWRNHVLNRMAREKYITPEEAQRLSSMDLGLNPKPLKRGVSHIYDRIYAEITAYLGEERVNAAGLRIYTTIDKKLQNATGKALSQALENIEKRPGYSHQKAADYDRFSGSKPRYLEGAVLMVDNQSGAVLAYHGGRNHTNRQYDVIKEGARPTGTAILPFLYAAAFDTGKSPVTRILDDAIDNRLTGIGGSEGILGEWGAESSRNRYEGMITAHRGLAASKIAASLRMGMDMGTAPFIKKLADFGIRKPVREAGSTEVNPVYRPKIFVGTEPASLTEMTLAYTAIPNGGSRPENIYYLDRIEDEEGRLIWESTQAIETRNNAQVRKGAASTATAFQLHNILHSSLKNGSAQRVADSLPGNFKGGVKTGTTYDFGDNWLFGYDDRVTCGIWIGFLEGKKPIYNGAFSSDTCASILGTAFKESERLFPAGELEPPPSVERVEICLTTGKRATHSCYDIDPVDKKYRRHTMFEYLRKGDSSLPFCDLHGEDPAAPSSPFTAQNRILPLPPILPVKPILLGDDPYHTELNQGPPNRNFELLGTNENVPEAQALSSDPVAPDHADTSITLPAPKPIAIPVPEFIHL; this is translated from the coding sequence ATGGCTGAATTAAATTCACAGGCTCCGCGCAGACACGCCCAGGCAAACAAAAGGCGGCATCCCAAGGCCAAGCCCCGGAACCGTTTCCGGGGTTTTGTCAAAAAATTCGTCGCCTGGTGCCTCGTTCTGGCCCTGATCGGCGGCGCCGTGGGGTACTTCGGCTTCATGGCCGCCTGGAAGCGCTACGACAACTGGGCCGCGGAGTTTGACCTGGAACGCATCAACGACGTGGAGAAGCCGAGCATCATTTTTGACCGGAACGGGGAGGAAATAGGCCGCATTTACGTGGAAAACCGCAGTTATGTGACGCTGGATAAAATTTCCCCCGCCATGATCAACGCCCTGGTCGCCCAGGAGGACTCGCGCTTCTGGGAACATCCGGGCTACGATTTCCTGGGGATTCTGAGAGCGGCCAAGGAATACGCCAGCAACAGCGGGGAGGCCAACCAGGGAGCCTCCTCCATCACCCAGCAGCTTGCCAGAAACGCCTACGACCTGAAAAACAGGGCCAAGGCGCGGAACGAAGGAAGCTTTGGCCGCAAGTTTGTGGAAATAGCCCTGGCGCGGCGCATCACGGAACGGTACAGCAAGGAACAAGTGCTGGAGTTTTACATCAACCGCGTGTACTTCGGCAGCGGGTTTTACGGCATCCGGTCCGCCTCCCTGGGGTACTTCGGCAAGGAACCCGCGGACCTGACCACGCGAGAGGCCGCCTCCATCGCCGCCCTGATCAAGAACCCGAACGGCCTGTCCCCCCTCAACAACAAGGAGGGCAACCTGAAATGGCGCAACCACGTGCTCAACCGCATGGCCAGGGAAAAGTACATCACTCCAGAAGAAGCGCAGCGGCTTTCCTCCATGGACCTGGGCCTCAACCCCAAGCCCCTGAAACGCGGAGTCTCCCACATTTACGACCGCATTTACGCGGAAATCACCGCCTATCTGGGTGAGGAGCGCGTCAACGCCGCGGGCCTGAGGATTTACACCACCATTGACAAGAAACTTCAGAACGCTACCGGGAAGGCCCTGTCCCAGGCGCTGGAAAACATTGAAAAACGCCCGGGGTACAGCCACCAGAAAGCCGCGGACTACGACCGCTTCTCAGGCAGCAAGCCCCGCTACCTGGAAGGAGCCGTGCTGATGGTGGACAACCAGTCCGGCGCCGTGCTCGCCTACCACGGAGGCCGCAACCACACGAACCGCCAGTACGACGTCATCAAGGAAGGAGCGCGCCCCACCGGCACGGCCATCCTGCCCTTCCTGTACGCCGCCGCCTTCGACACGGGCAAAAGCCCCGTCACCCGCATTCTGGACGACGCCATCGACAACCGCCTGACCGGCATCGGCGGCTCGGAAGGGATTCTGGGAGAATGGGGGGCGGAAAGCTCCAGGAACCGCTATGAAGGCATGATCACCGCCCACCGCGGCCTGGCCGCCTCCAAGATAGCCGCCTCCCTGCGCATGGGCATGGACATGGGAACGGCCCCCTTCATCAAGAAACTGGCGGACTTCGGCATCCGCAAACCGGTGCGGGAAGCGGGCAGCACGGAGGTAAACCCGGTTTACCGCCCCAAGATTTTCGTGGGAACGGAACCGGCCTCCCTGACGGAAATGACGCTGGCCTACACCGCCATTCCCAACGGAGGCTCTCGTCCGGAAAATATCTACTACCTGGACAGGATAGAGGACGAGGAGGGCCGCCTGATCTGGGAGTCCACCCAGGCCATTGAAACCAGGAACAACGCCCAGGTCCGGAAAGGGGCCGCCTCCACGGCCACGGCCTTCCAGCTTCACAACATCCTGCATTCCTCCCTGAAAAACGGTTCCGCCCAGAGGGTGGCGGACAGCCTGCCCGGAAATTTCAAGGGCGGCGTCAAGACCGGCACCACGTACGACTTCGGGGACAACTGGCTGTTCGGCTATGACGACCGGGTGACCTGCGGCATCTGGATCGGCTTCCTGGAAGGGAAAAAGCCCATCTACAACGGCGCCTTCTCCTCGGACACCTGCGCCTCCATCCTCGGGACGGCCTTTAAGGAATCCGAACGCCTCTTCCCCGCCGGAGAACTGGAGCCCCCGCCCAGCGTGGAGCGCGTGGAAATCTGCCTGACGACCGGAAAGCGGGCCACCCACAGCTGCTACGACATCGACCCGGTGGACAAGAAGTACCGCCGCCATACCATGTTCGAATACCTCCGCAAGGGGGATTCCAGCCTGCCCTTCTGCGACCTGCACGGAGAAGACCCCGCCGCGCCGTCCTCCCCCTTCACGGCGCAGAACCGCATTCTTCCCCTGCCCCCCATCCTGCCCGTCAAGCCCATCCTGCTGGGGGACGATCCCTACCACACGGAACTGAACCAGGGACCGCCCAACCGCAACTTCGAACTGCTGGGCACGAATGAAAACGTGCCGGAAGCGCAGGCCCTTTCCTCCGATCCCGTCGCCCCGGACCACGCGGACACGAGCATCACGCTGCCCGCTCCCAAGCCCATCGCCATTCCGGTTCCGGAATTCATCCACCTGTAA